In Pajaroellobacter abortibovis, the following are encoded in one genomic region:
- a CDS encoding thioredoxin domain-containing protein: MGSQFFKTTVSLLVILLILGTGFSSSLALLIDYQSAVPTFCSLGSGCDALRLSRFAYWGGIPTPLAGVLLFFLLSLSTLLPGNSMRRWMLLLSVPAACCAFFLIAVQFVWGHFCPYCLVIDGAICVLCIIAVFRFFKKIDFIDTKKRGILALSFLMVVGCAPLALKKIKGPQIPGPINREIEQTPPGQVTVIDFLDFECPFCRLTHEALSAVLLNHKQDLRIVRKQVPLTRIHPHSLIAARAACCGETMGRGEEMTHALFRAPISELTAEGCQRIAAAVGMDTEAFRICLNDALIDQRLEQDRKDFEDSEGRGLPTLWVSGEKLEGLQSEARLEKIITMAIQRVRRH, translated from the coding sequence ATGGGATCTCAGTTTTTCAAAACGACTGTGTCTCTTTTGGTTATCTTGCTTATCTTAGGCACGGGATTCAGCTCGTCATTGGCTCTTTTGATCGATTATCAAAGTGCAGTTCCAACTTTTTGTTCCTTGGGGAGCGGTTGCGATGCATTGAGGCTCTCTCGCTTTGCGTATTGGGGTGGTATTCCAACTCCATTGGCAGGAGTTTTGCTTTTTTTTCTGCTGTCCCTCTCGACTCTTTTACCAGGTAATTCGATGCGGCGGTGGATGCTTCTGCTCTCTGTGCCTGCAGCTTGCTGCGCCTTTTTCTTAATTGCTGTACAGTTCGTGTGGGGTCATTTCTGTCCTTATTGTCTCGTCATTGATGGAGCCATTTGTGTATTGTGCATCATTGCAGTCTTTCGATTTTTTAAGAAGATCGATTTTATTGATACGAAAAAGCGAGGAATATTAGCTCTGAGCTTTTTAATGGTAGTAGGGTGTGCTCCCCTTGCGCTCAAAAAGATAAAAGGGCCTCAGATCCCTGGGCCAATTAATCGTGAAATTGAGCAAACACCTCCAGGTCAGGTTACTGTAATCGACTTTCTCGATTTTGAGTGTCCTTTTTGTCGTTTAACACATGAAGCTCTCTCTGCTGTGCTGTTGAATCATAAACAAGACTTGCGCATTGTGCGTAAACAAGTCCCGCTTACACGCATTCATCCTCATTCTTTGATTGCTGCGCGTGCGGCTTGCTGTGGTGAAACGATGGGGAGAGGTGAGGAAATGACCCACGCGCTTTTCAGAGCCCCCATCTCAGAGTTGACAGCGGAAGGATGTCAACGTATCGCTGCTGCGGTTGGGATGGACACAGAAGCATTTCGTATTTGCTTAAACGATGCGCTCATCGATCAGCGGCTCGAACAGGATCGCAAAGATTTTGAAGATTCAGAGGGGCGAGGCCTCCCCACTCTCTGGGTTAGTGGTGAGAAACTGGAAGGGCTTCAATCAGAGGCTCGTTTGGAAAAAATTATTACAATGGCCATTCAAAGAGTGCGGAGGCATTAG
- a CDS encoding CsgG/HfaB family protein, producing MRKLSCGVVSLSLLLNIAGCRKEYIRGANNPSVDAPAMSTGLDKDDIGRMLNECLNHLGNSPVMQFWREHQGKARVAIFPFQNETSEHIDSQLQAVLSETETWLVESNTVMVISRERQLQMIKEVEGFSNAAFNPNKIGQYGRQLGAQYIVTGKVQASDERTDSMRRVQYFLFMQVIEVETSAIKWQHKSYVTKAIR from the coding sequence ATGCGAAAACTATCCTGTGGGGTTGTGTCACTTTCTCTTCTTTTGAATATAGCGGGATGTAGAAAAGAATATATCCGAGGAGCTAACAATCCTTCTGTTGACGCACCTGCGATGAGTACAGGCCTTGATAAGGATGACATCGGTCGTATGCTTAATGAATGTCTCAATCACCTTGGGAATTCTCCGGTGATGCAATTCTGGCGAGAACATCAAGGAAAAGCTCGGGTTGCGATTTTCCCCTTTCAAAACGAAACCAGTGAGCATATCGACTCGCAATTGCAGGCGGTGTTGAGTGAAACGGAAACCTGGCTTGTGGAATCCAATACCGTCATGGTGATCAGTCGTGAGCGGCAGCTTCAGATGATTAAAGAAGTGGAAGGGTTTTCGAATGCTGCGTTTAATCCAAATAAAATTGGACAGTATGGTCGTCAATTGGGAGCGCAATACATCGTTACAGGGAAGGTGCAAGCTTCGGATGAGCGCACAGATAGTATGAGAAGAGTCCAATATTTCCTTTTTATGCAGGTGATCGAGGTCGAGACAAGCGCCATCAAATGGCAACATAAATCGTATGTGACCAAGGCCATTCGATAG